A genomic segment from Physeter macrocephalus isolate SW-GA unplaced genomic scaffold, ASM283717v5 random_34, whole genome shotgun sequence encodes:
- the TMEM53 gene encoding transmembrane protein 53 isoform X1, with protein sequence MASAQLDYTIEIPDQPCRSQENSPNQGGKEAGTRQPLVILLGWGGCTDKNLAKYSAIYHKRGCIVIRYTAPWHMVFFSESLGIPSLRVLAQKLLELLFDYKVEKEPLLFHVFSNAGVMLYRYVLELLQTHRRFCHLRVVGTIFDSGPGDSNLLGALRALAAILEHRPAALRLLLLMAFALVAVLFHVLLAPLTSLFHTHFYDRLLDAASRWPELYLYSRADEVVLARDVERMVEARLAHRVLVHSVDFESSAHVSHLRDYPTYYTSLCVNFMRSCVQC encoded by the exons ATGGCCTCGGCCCAGCTGGACTACACCATCGAGATCCCGGATCAGCCCTGCCGGAGCCAGG AGAACAGCCCCAACCAAGGCGGGAAGGAGGCGGGGACTCGACAGCCTTTGGTGATTCTCTTGGGCTGGGGTGGCTGCACAGACAAGAACCTGGCCAAATACAGCGCCATCTACCACAAAAGG gGCTGCATCGTGATCCGATACACAGCCCCCTGGCACATGGTCTTCTTCTCCGAGTCCCTGGGCATCCCTTCACTTCGTGTCTTGGCCCAGAAGCTGCTTGAGCTGCTCTTTGATTACAAGGTTGAGAAGGAACCCCTGCTCTTCCACGTCTTCAGCAACGCCGGCGTCATGCTGTACCGATACGTGCTGGAGCTCCTGCAGACCCACCGGCGCTTCTGCCACCTGCGTGTGGTGGGCACCATCTTTGACAGCGGTCCTGGTGATAGCAACCTGCTGGGGGCTCTGAGGGCGCTGGCAGCCATCCTGGAGCACCGGCCTGCCGCGCTGCGCCTGCTGCTCCTGATGGCCTTTGCCCTGGTGGCAGTCCTGTTCCACGTCCTGCTGGCGCCACTCACTTCCCTCTTCCACACCCACTTCTATGACAGGCTGCTCGACGCAGCCTCTCGCTGGCCCGAGCTCTACCTCTACTCCAGGGCCGACGAGGTGGTCCTGGCCAGGGACGTGGAGCGCATGGTGGAGGCACGCCTGGCGCACCGGGTCCTGGTGCACTCTGTGGACTTCGAGTCATCTGCACACGTCAGCCATCTCCGCGACTACCCTACTTACTACACGAGCCTCTGTGTCAACTTCATGCGCAGCTGCGTCCAGTGCTGA
- the TMEM53 gene encoding transmembrane protein 53 isoform X2 — protein sequence MVFFSESLGIPSLRVLAQKLLELLFDYKVEKEPLLFHVFSNAGVMLYRYVLELLQTHRRFCHLRVVGTIFDSGPGDSNLLGALRALAAILEHRPAALRLLLLMAFALVAVLFHVLLAPLTSLFHTHFYDRLLDAASRWPELYLYSRADEVVLARDVERMVEARLAHRVLVHSVDFESSAHVSHLRDYPTYYTSLCVNFMRSCVQC from the coding sequence ATGGTCTTCTTCTCCGAGTCCCTGGGCATCCCTTCACTTCGTGTCTTGGCCCAGAAGCTGCTTGAGCTGCTCTTTGATTACAAGGTTGAGAAGGAACCCCTGCTCTTCCACGTCTTCAGCAACGCCGGCGTCATGCTGTACCGATACGTGCTGGAGCTCCTGCAGACCCACCGGCGCTTCTGCCACCTGCGTGTGGTGGGCACCATCTTTGACAGCGGTCCTGGTGATAGCAACCTGCTGGGGGCTCTGAGGGCGCTGGCAGCCATCCTGGAGCACCGGCCTGCCGCGCTGCGCCTGCTGCTCCTGATGGCCTTTGCCCTGGTGGCAGTCCTGTTCCACGTCCTGCTGGCGCCACTCACTTCCCTCTTCCACACCCACTTCTATGACAGGCTGCTCGACGCAGCCTCTCGCTGGCCCGAGCTCTACCTCTACTCCAGGGCCGACGAGGTGGTCCTGGCCAGGGACGTGGAGCGCATGGTGGAGGCACGCCTGGCGCACCGGGTCCTGGTGCACTCTGTGGACTTCGAGTCATCTGCACACGTCAGCCATCTCCGCGACTACCCTACTTACTACACGAGCCTCTGTGTCAACTTCATGCGCAGCTGCGTCCAGTGCTGA